The Streptomyces sp. RKND-216 genomic sequence CGCAATGGGCATCACCGACCTCGACCCGATCGAGCACGGGCTGATCTTCGAGCGGTTTCTCAATCCCGAGCGCGTCACCATGCCCGACGTCGACATCGACTTCGACGAGCGCAGGCGGGGCGACGTGATCCGCTACGTCACCGAGAAGTACGGCGCCGACAAGGTGTCCATGATCGGCACCTACGGCACCATCAAGGCGAAGGCCGCCATCAAGGACGCCTCCCGTGTGCTGGGCTACCCGTACGCGATGGGTGACCGCATCACCAAGGCGATGCCGGCCGACGTGCTGGGCAAGGGCATCCCGCTCTCCGGCATCACCGACAAGGACCACCCGCGCTACAGCGAGGCCGGCGAGGTCCGCGGGATGTACGAGAACGAGCCGGACGTCACCAAGGTCATCGACGCCGCCCGCGGTATCGAGGGCCTGGTCCGGCAGATGGGCGTGCACGCCGCCGGCGTCATCATGTCCAGCGAACGCCTCATCGACCACGTGCCGGTGTTCTCCCCGAAGAACGACGGGACGGTCGTCACCCAGTGGGACTACCCCAGCTGTGAGGCCCTCGGCCTGCTCAAGATGGACTTCCTGGGCCTGCGGAACCTCACGATCATGGACGACGCCGTCAAGCTCATCAAGAAGAACAAGGGCGTCGAACTCACCCTGCTCGACCTGACGCTGGACGACCCCAAGACCTTCGAACTGCTCTGCCGCGGCGACACGCTCGGCGTCTTCCAGTTCGACGGCGGGCCGATGCGCTCGCTGCTGCGGCTGATGAAGCCGGACAACTTCGAGGACATCTCCGCCGTCTCGGCCCTTTACCGGCCCGGCCCGATGGGCATGAACTCGCACATCAACTACGCCCTGCGGAAGAACGGCCAGCAGGAGATCACCCCGATCCACCCGGAGCTGGAGGAGCCCCTCAAGGAGGTCCTCGGCATCACCTACGGCCTGATCGTCTACCAGGAGCAGGTGCAGAAGGCCGCCCAGGTCCTCGCCGGCTACTCCCTCGGACAGGCCGACCTGCTGCGCCGCGCCATGGGCAAGAAGAAGCAGGAGGTCCTGGACGCCGAGTTCGTCAACTTCCAGAAGGGCGCCCGGGACAAGGGCTACTCCGACGAGGCGATCCAGGCCGTGTGGGACGTGCTGGTCCCCTTCGCCGGCTACGCCTTCAACAAGGCCCACTCCTCCGCGTACGGGCTGGTCACCTACTGGACGGCGTACCTCAAGGCCAACTACCCCGCCGAGTACATGGCGGCGCTGCTCACCTCGGTGCGCGACGACAAGGACAAGTCGGCGATCTACCTCAACGAGTGCCGCAAGATGGGCATCAAGGTGCTCCCGCCGGACGTCAACGAGTCCGACGCCAACTTCACGCCGCAGGGCGACGACACCATCGTCTTCGGCCTCACCGCCGTGCGGAACGTCGGCAACAACGTCGTCGACTCGATCGTGCGGTGCCGGAAGTCGAAGGGGAAGTACTCCTCCTTCCCGGACTTCCTCGACAAGGTCGAGGCCGTGGTGTGCAACAAGCGCACCGTCGAATCGCTCATCAAGGCCGGGGCGTTCGACGAGATGGGCCACACCCGGAAGGGCCTCACCGCCCACTTCGAAACCATGATCGACAACGTGGTGCAGGTGAAGAGGAAGGAGGCGGAGGGCCAGTTCGACCTGTTCGGCGGCATGGGTGACGACACCGCCGACGACACCCCTGCCTTCGGCCTGGACGTGGAGTTCTCCGACATCGAGTGGGACAAGACCTACCTGCTCGCCCAGGAGCGGGAGATGCTCGGCCTGTACGTCTCCGACCACCCCCTCTTCGGCCTGGAGCACGTCCTCAACGACAAGGCCGACGCCGCCATCGCCCAGCTCACCGGGGGCGACTACTCCGACGGCTCGATCGTCACCATCGGCGGCATCATCTCCGGCCTCCAGCGGAAGATGACCAAGCAGGGCAACGCGTGGGCCATCGCCACCGTCGAGGACCTGGCCGGCTCCCTCGACTGCATGTTCTTCCCCGCGACGTACCAGCTCGTCTCGACCCAGCTCGTCGAGGACGCCGTGGTCTTCGTCAAGGGCCGCCTCGACAAGCGGGAGGACGTCCCCCGGCTGGTGGCCATGGAGCTGATGATCCCCGACTTGAGCGAGGCCTCCGCCAACGCGCCGGTGACCCTCACCATCCCCACGGTGAAGATCACGCCTCCGCTGGTCGAGAAACTCGGCGAGGTGCTGACTCATCACCGCGGCAACACTGAGGTCCGGGTCCGTCTCCAGGGGGCCCGCAAGACCACGGTCCTGCGCTTGGACCGCCACCGCGTCACCGTCGACCCCGCCCTCTTCGGCGACCTCAAGCAGCTCTTGGGCCCCGCCTGCCTCACGGGCTGACGCCCTCGTCCCTCCGGCGCGCCGGTCCGTCACCCCCTGCCGGACCGGCACCCCCGCCGGATTCCCGGCCTCTTGGGCCCCGCCAGGCATGGGCTCAGGCGAAGGGGCCGGTGCGGGTGAAGGCGTGGTGGGCGAAGCGTTCGCCGATGAGCCGGTGGGTGGCGGCGTCGGGGTGGAGGCCGTCCGGCAGGGGGTGAGCGGCGGCGTCGGACGCGCCGTACAGGGCGAGGCCGTCGAGGTGGTGCAGGTGGGGGTCCTCGGCGGCGCGTTGCCGCACGATGCCGGCCAGTTCGTCGCGGATGACGCGCAGCGTGAGCTTTCCGTCCGCGACCTCGGCGGGGTCGCCGGTCGCCACGAAACCGAGCCGGCCCTCGGCCAGCGCCGCGAGGTCGAAGGCGCAGGGGCCGGGAGTGTCCTCGTGTATCGGGCAGTGCAGCGGCGAGACGACCAGCAGCGGCGTGGTGGGGTGGCCGTCGCGGATCGTGTCGAGGAAGCCGTGCACCGCCGGAGTGAAGGCCCGCAGTCGCATCAGGTCCGCGTTGACCAGGTTGATGCCCAGCTTGAGGCTGATCAGGTCCGCGGGGGTGTCCCGGACGGCGCGGGCGGTGAACGGGTCGAGCAGGGCGCTGCCGCTCAGCCCGAGGT encodes the following:
- the dnaE gene encoding DNA polymerase III subunit alpha, producing the protein MSEQPFTHLHVHTQYSLLDGAARLKDMFSACNEMNMSHIAITDHGNLHGAYDFFHQAQAAGVTPVMGIEAYLAPESRRNLRPVKWGTPHQKRDDVSGNGAYTHMTMWARNSTGLYNLFRAQSRAGLEGFFRKPRMDRELLAEYADGLMATTGCPSGEVSTRIRLGQMDEALKAAGEYQDIFGKENFFVELMDHGIDIDKRARAGLEEIARKLDAPFVVTNDSHYTYEREASAHDTLLCIQTGSNLSDPDRFSFDGAGYYLKSAAEMYAIDNSDAWQQGCLNTQRLIADRVDTTGMFAKRDLMPRFDVPQGYDEVSWFQEEVRRGMARRYPSGVPEDRQAQADYEMKVVIDMGFPGYFLVVADFIMWAKNNGIAVGPGRGSAAGSIVSYAMGITDLDPIEHGLIFERFLNPERVTMPDVDIDFDERRRGDVIRYVTEKYGADKVSMIGTYGTIKAKAAIKDASRVLGYPYAMGDRITKAMPADVLGKGIPLSGITDKDHPRYSEAGEVRGMYENEPDVTKVIDAARGIEGLVRQMGVHAAGVIMSSERLIDHVPVFSPKNDGTVVTQWDYPSCEALGLLKMDFLGLRNLTIMDDAVKLIKKNKGVELTLLDLTLDDPKTFELLCRGDTLGVFQFDGGPMRSLLRLMKPDNFEDISAVSALYRPGPMGMNSHINYALRKNGQQEITPIHPELEEPLKEVLGITYGLIVYQEQVQKAAQVLAGYSLGQADLLRRAMGKKKQEVLDAEFVNFQKGARDKGYSDEAIQAVWDVLVPFAGYAFNKAHSSAYGLVTYWTAYLKANYPAEYMAALLTSVRDDKDKSAIYLNECRKMGIKVLPPDVNESDANFTPQGDDTIVFGLTAVRNVGNNVVDSIVRCRKSKGKYSSFPDFLDKVEAVVCNKRTVESLIKAGAFDEMGHTRKGLTAHFETMIDNVVQVKRKEAEGQFDLFGGMGDDTADDTPAFGLDVEFSDIEWDKTYLLAQEREMLGLYVSDHPLFGLEHVLNDKADAAIAQLTGGDYSDGSIVTIGGIISGLQRKMTKQGNAWAIATVEDLAGSLDCMFFPATYQLVSTQLVEDAVVFVKGRLDKREDVPRLVAMELMIPDLSEASANAPVTLTIPTVKITPPLVEKLGEVLTHHRGNTEVRVRLQGARKTTVLRLDRHRVTVDPALFGDLKQLLGPACLTG